Proteins encoded together in one Corvus hawaiiensis isolate bCorHaw1 chromosome 15, bCorHaw1.pri.cur, whole genome shotgun sequence window:
- the HNRNPH1 gene encoding heterogeneous nuclear ribonucleoprotein H isoform X6: MDPCHTEETEGEIPGLGFSDRSEQIVSRGVASAFEAATTEAETEQSLTPNVMLNTESSEGYVVKVRGLPWSCSTEEVQRFFSDCKILNGALGIRFIYTREGRPSGEAFAELESEEDVKLALKKDRETMGHRYVEVFKSNNVEMDWVLKHTGPNSPDTANDGFVRLRGLPFGCSKEEIVQFFSGLEIVPNGITLPVDFQGRSTGEAFVQFASQEIAEKALKKHKERIGHRYIEIFKSSRAEVRTHYDPPRKLLAMQRPGPYDRPGLTRGYNSLGRGSSLERMRRGAYGGGYGGYDDYNGYNDGYGFGSDRFGREWTLFSAGMSDHRYGDGSSTFQSTTGHCVHMRGLPYRATENDIYNFFSPLNPVRVHIEIGPDGRVTGEADVEFATHEDAVAAMSKDKANMQHRYVELFLNSTAGGTGGAYGSQMMGAMVKESEGVVQDWNTSTLPGSQSSYGAPGNQQLSGGYGGGYGGQSSMSGYDPGSQGAMNSSYYSSGNRASMGVNGMGGMSNMSNMSGGWGM, from the exons ATGGACCCTTGTCACACCGAGGAGACCGAGGGCGAGATCCCCGGCTTGG GCTTCAGTGACCGAAGCGAGCAGATTGTTTCACGTGGGGTAGCGTCAGCCTTTGAAGCTG CAACCACAGAAGCCGAGACGGAGCAGAGCCTCACTCCCAATGTGATGCTTAACACGGAGAGCAGCGAGGGATATGTGGTGAAAGTCCGGGGGCTGCCTTGGTCCTGCTCCACCGAGGAGGTGCAGAGGTTCTTCTCCG attgcAAAATTCTGAACGGGGCTTTGGGTATCCGTTTCATCTACACCAGGGAGGGCAGACCAAGTGGAGAAGCATTTGCTGAACTTGAGTCAGAGGAGGATGTGAAATTGGCCCtgaaaaaagacagagaaacaaTGGGACACAGATATGTTGAAG TTTTCAAGTCAAACAACGTTGAAATGGATTGGGTTCTGAAGCATACTGGTCCCAACAGCCCTGATACAGCTAATGATGGTTTTGTACGTCTTAGAGGACTCCCATTTGGCTGTAGTAAAGAAGAAATTGTACAGTTTTTTTCAG GGTTGGAAATCGTGCCAAATGGGATAACATTGCCGGTGGACTTCCAGGGGAGGAGTACGGGGGAGGCCTTCGTGCAGTTTGCTTCACAGGAAATAGCTGAAAAGGCTCTAAAGAAACACAAGGAAAGAATAGGGCACAG GTACATTGAGATCTTCAAGAGTAGTCGAGCAGAGGTGCGCACTCACTACGACCCTCCCCGCAAGCTGTTGGCAATGCAGAGACCTGGTCCGTACGACAGGCCCGGCCTGACGCGCGGATACAACAGTCTGGGTAGAGGAAGTAGCTTGGAGAGAATGAGGCGTGGAGCCTACGGAGGAG GTTATGGAGGTTATGATGACTACAATGGGTATAATGATGGCTATGGGTTTGGTTCTGATAGATTTGGAAGAG AATGGACTCTTTTCTCCGCAGGGATGTCGGACCACAGGTACGGCGACGGATCGTCCACCTTCCAGAGCACGACCGGCCACTGCGTCCACATGCGAGGTCTGCCCTACAGAGCCACGGAGAACGACATCTACAAT TTCTTCTCACCTCTGAACCCTGTAAGAGTACACATTGAAATCGGACCAGATGGCAGAGTAACTGGAGAGGCAGACGTTGAATTTGCCACTCACGAGGACGCAGTGGCTGCTATGTCCAAAGACAAAGCAAATATGC AACACAGATACGTAGAACTCTTCCTGAATTCTACAGCAGGAGGAACTGGTGGTGCCTATGGCAGTCAGATGATGGGAGCAATGG TCAAGGAATCGGAAGGGGTAGTCCAAGATTGGAACACTAGCACATTGCCAG GGAGCCAATCCAGTTATGGTGCTCCAGGCAACCAGCAGCTGAGTGGGGGTTACGGAGGAGGATATGGAGGTCAAAGCAGCATGAGTGGCTATG ACCCCGGGAGCCAGGGCGCCATGAACAGCAGCTACTACAGCAGTGGGAACCGCGCATCCATGGGAGTGAACGGCATGGGCGGCATGTCCAACATGTCCAACATGAGTGGTGGCTGGGGAATGTAA
- the HNRNPH1 gene encoding heterogeneous nuclear ribonucleoprotein H isoform X5 — protein MDPCHTEETEGEIPGLATTEAETEQSLTPNVMLNTESSEGYVVKVRGLPWSCSTEEVQRFFSDCKILNGALGIRFIYTREGRPSGEAFAELESEEDVKLALKKDRETMGHRYVEVFKSNNVEMDWVLKHTGPNSPDTANDGFVRLRGLPFGCSKEEIVQFFSGLEIVPNGITLPVDFQGRSTGEAFVQFASQEIAEKALKKHKERIGHRYIEIFKSSRAEVRTHYDPPRKLLAMQRPGPYDRPGLTRGYNSLGRGSSLERMRRGAYGGGYGGYDDYNGYNDGYGFGSDRFGREWTLFSAGMSDHRYGDGSSTFQSTTGHCVHMRGLPYRATENDIYNFFSPLNPVRVHIEIGPDGRVTGEADVEFATHEDAVAAMSKDKANMQHRYVELFLNSTAGGTGGAYGSQMMGAMVKESEGVVQDWNTSTLPAQVFNACCCCAYKTDTLLTPSWAGFRDEGSQSSYGAPGNQQLSGGYGGGYGGQSSMSGYDPGSQGAMNSSYYSSGNRASMGVNGMGGMSNMSNMSGGWGM, from the exons ATGGACCCTTGTCACACCGAGGAGACCGAGGGCGAGATCCCCGGCTTGG CAACCACAGAAGCCGAGACGGAGCAGAGCCTCACTCCCAATGTGATGCTTAACACGGAGAGCAGCGAGGGATATGTGGTGAAAGTCCGGGGGCTGCCTTGGTCCTGCTCCACCGAGGAGGTGCAGAGGTTCTTCTCCG attgcAAAATTCTGAACGGGGCTTTGGGTATCCGTTTCATCTACACCAGGGAGGGCAGACCAAGTGGAGAAGCATTTGCTGAACTTGAGTCAGAGGAGGATGTGAAATTGGCCCtgaaaaaagacagagaaacaaTGGGACACAGATATGTTGAAG TTTTCAAGTCAAACAACGTTGAAATGGATTGGGTTCTGAAGCATACTGGTCCCAACAGCCCTGATACAGCTAATGATGGTTTTGTACGTCTTAGAGGACTCCCATTTGGCTGTAGTAAAGAAGAAATTGTACAGTTTTTTTCAG GGTTGGAAATCGTGCCAAATGGGATAACATTGCCGGTGGACTTCCAGGGGAGGAGTACGGGGGAGGCCTTCGTGCAGTTTGCTTCACAGGAAATAGCTGAAAAGGCTCTAAAGAAACACAAGGAAAGAATAGGGCACAG GTACATTGAGATCTTCAAGAGTAGTCGAGCAGAGGTGCGCACTCACTACGACCCTCCCCGCAAGCTGTTGGCAATGCAGAGACCTGGTCCGTACGACAGGCCCGGCCTGACGCGCGGATACAACAGTCTGGGTAGAGGAAGTAGCTTGGAGAGAATGAGGCGTGGAGCCTACGGAGGAG GTTATGGAGGTTATGATGACTACAATGGGTATAATGATGGCTATGGGTTTGGTTCTGATAGATTTGGAAGAG AATGGACTCTTTTCTCCGCAGGGATGTCGGACCACAGGTACGGCGACGGATCGTCCACCTTCCAGAGCACGACCGGCCACTGCGTCCACATGCGAGGTCTGCCCTACAGAGCCACGGAGAACGACATCTACAAT TTCTTCTCACCTCTGAACCCTGTAAGAGTACACATTGAAATCGGACCAGATGGCAGAGTAACTGGAGAGGCAGACGTTGAATTTGCCACTCACGAGGACGCAGTGGCTGCTATGTCCAAAGACAAAGCAAATATGC AACACAGATACGTAGAACTCTTCCTGAATTCTACAGCAGGAGGAACTGGTGGTGCCTATGGCAGTCAGATGATGGGAGCAATGG TCAAGGAATCGGAAGGGGTAGTCCAAGATTGGAACACTAGCACATTGCCAG CACAAGTCTTTAATGCCTGTTGCTGTTGTGCCTATAAGACAGATACCCTCCTGACACCGAGCTGGGCTGGTTTCAGAGATGAAG GGAGCCAATCCAGTTATGGTGCTCCAGGCAACCAGCAGCTGAGTGGGGGTTACGGAGGAGGATATGGAGGTCAAAGCAGCATGAGTGGCTATG ACCCCGGGAGCCAGGGCGCCATGAACAGCAGCTACTACAGCAGTGGGAACCGCGCATCCATGGGAGTGAACGGCATGGGCGGCATGTCCAACATGTCCAACATGAGTGGTGGCTGGGGAATGTAA
- the HNRNPH1 gene encoding heterogeneous nuclear ribonucleoprotein H isoform X10, translating into MDPCHTEETEGEIPGLATTEAETEQSLTPNVMLNTESSEGYVVKVRGLPWSCSTEEVQRFFSDCKILNGALGIRFIYTREGRPSGEAFAELESEEDVKLALKKDRETMGHRYVEVFKSNNVEMDWVLKHTGPNSPDTANDGFVRLRGLPFGCSKEEIVQFFSGLEIVPNGITLPVDFQGRSTGEAFVQFASQEIAEKALKKHKERIGHRYIEIFKSSRAEVRTHYDPPRKLLAMQRPGPYDRPGLTRGYNSLGRGSSLERMRRGAYGGGYGGYDDYNGYNDGYGFGSDRFGRGMSDHRYGDGSSTFQSTTGHCVHMRGLPYRATENDIYNFFSPLNPVRVHIEIGPDGRVTGEADVEFATHEDAVAAMSKDKANMQHRYVELFLNSTAGGTGGAYGSQMMGAMVKESEGVVQDWNTSTLPGSQSSYGAPGNQQLSGGYGGGYGGQSSMSGYDPGSQGAMNSSYYSSGNRASMGVNGMGGMSNMSNMSGGWGM; encoded by the exons ATGGACCCTTGTCACACCGAGGAGACCGAGGGCGAGATCCCCGGCTTGG CAACCACAGAAGCCGAGACGGAGCAGAGCCTCACTCCCAATGTGATGCTTAACACGGAGAGCAGCGAGGGATATGTGGTGAAAGTCCGGGGGCTGCCTTGGTCCTGCTCCACCGAGGAGGTGCAGAGGTTCTTCTCCG attgcAAAATTCTGAACGGGGCTTTGGGTATCCGTTTCATCTACACCAGGGAGGGCAGACCAAGTGGAGAAGCATTTGCTGAACTTGAGTCAGAGGAGGATGTGAAATTGGCCCtgaaaaaagacagagaaacaaTGGGACACAGATATGTTGAAG TTTTCAAGTCAAACAACGTTGAAATGGATTGGGTTCTGAAGCATACTGGTCCCAACAGCCCTGATACAGCTAATGATGGTTTTGTACGTCTTAGAGGACTCCCATTTGGCTGTAGTAAAGAAGAAATTGTACAGTTTTTTTCAG GGTTGGAAATCGTGCCAAATGGGATAACATTGCCGGTGGACTTCCAGGGGAGGAGTACGGGGGAGGCCTTCGTGCAGTTTGCTTCACAGGAAATAGCTGAAAAGGCTCTAAAGAAACACAAGGAAAGAATAGGGCACAG GTACATTGAGATCTTCAAGAGTAGTCGAGCAGAGGTGCGCACTCACTACGACCCTCCCCGCAAGCTGTTGGCAATGCAGAGACCTGGTCCGTACGACAGGCCCGGCCTGACGCGCGGATACAACAGTCTGGGTAGAGGAAGTAGCTTGGAGAGAATGAGGCGTGGAGCCTACGGAGGAG GTTATGGAGGTTATGATGACTACAATGGGTATAATGATGGCTATGGGTTTGGTTCTGATAGATTTGGAAGAG GGATGTCGGACCACAGGTACGGCGACGGATCGTCCACCTTCCAGAGCACGACCGGCCACTGCGTCCACATGCGAGGTCTGCCCTACAGAGCCACGGAGAACGACATCTACAAT TTCTTCTCACCTCTGAACCCTGTAAGAGTACACATTGAAATCGGACCAGATGGCAGAGTAACTGGAGAGGCAGACGTTGAATTTGCCACTCACGAGGACGCAGTGGCTGCTATGTCCAAAGACAAAGCAAATATGC AACACAGATACGTAGAACTCTTCCTGAATTCTACAGCAGGAGGAACTGGTGGTGCCTATGGCAGTCAGATGATGGGAGCAATGG TCAAGGAATCGGAAGGGGTAGTCCAAGATTGGAACACTAGCACATTGCCAG GGAGCCAATCCAGTTATGGTGCTCCAGGCAACCAGCAGCTGAGTGGGGGTTACGGAGGAGGATATGGAGGTCAAAGCAGCATGAGTGGCTATG ACCCCGGGAGCCAGGGCGCCATGAACAGCAGCTACTACAGCAGTGGGAACCGCGCATCCATGGGAGTGAACGGCATGGGCGGCATGTCCAACATGTCCAACATGAGTGGTGGCTGGGGAATGTAA
- the HNRNPH1 gene encoding heterogeneous nuclear ribonucleoprotein H isoform X1 — MDPCHTEETEGEIPGLGFSDRSEQIVSRGVASAFEAATTEAETEQSLTPNVMLNTESSEGYVVKVRGLPWSCSTEEVQRFFSDCKILNGALGIRFIYTREGRPSGEAFAELESEEDVKLALKKDRETMGHRYVEVFKSNNVEMDWVLKHTGPNSPDTANDGFVRLRGLPFGCSKEEIVQFFSGLEIVPNGITLPVDFQGRSTGEAFVQFASQEIAEKALKKHKERIGHRYIEIFKSSRAEVRTHYDPPRKLLAMQRPGPYDRPGLTRGYNSLGRGSSLERMRRGAYGGGYGGYDDYNGYNDGYGFGSDRFGREWTLFSAGMSDHRYGDGSSTFQSTTGHCVHMRGLPYRATENDIYNFFSPLNPVRVHIEIGPDGRVTGEADVEFATHEDAVAAMSKDKANMQHRYVELFLNSTAGGTGGAYGSQMMGAMVKESEGVVQDWNTSTLPAQVFNACCCCAYKTDTLLTPSWAGFRDEGSQSSYGAPGNQQLSGGYGGGYGGQSSMSGYDPGSQGAMNSSYYSSGNRASMGVNGMGGMSNMSNMSGGWGM, encoded by the exons ATGGACCCTTGTCACACCGAGGAGACCGAGGGCGAGATCCCCGGCTTGG GCTTCAGTGACCGAAGCGAGCAGATTGTTTCACGTGGGGTAGCGTCAGCCTTTGAAGCTG CAACCACAGAAGCCGAGACGGAGCAGAGCCTCACTCCCAATGTGATGCTTAACACGGAGAGCAGCGAGGGATATGTGGTGAAAGTCCGGGGGCTGCCTTGGTCCTGCTCCACCGAGGAGGTGCAGAGGTTCTTCTCCG attgcAAAATTCTGAACGGGGCTTTGGGTATCCGTTTCATCTACACCAGGGAGGGCAGACCAAGTGGAGAAGCATTTGCTGAACTTGAGTCAGAGGAGGATGTGAAATTGGCCCtgaaaaaagacagagaaacaaTGGGACACAGATATGTTGAAG TTTTCAAGTCAAACAACGTTGAAATGGATTGGGTTCTGAAGCATACTGGTCCCAACAGCCCTGATACAGCTAATGATGGTTTTGTACGTCTTAGAGGACTCCCATTTGGCTGTAGTAAAGAAGAAATTGTACAGTTTTTTTCAG GGTTGGAAATCGTGCCAAATGGGATAACATTGCCGGTGGACTTCCAGGGGAGGAGTACGGGGGAGGCCTTCGTGCAGTTTGCTTCACAGGAAATAGCTGAAAAGGCTCTAAAGAAACACAAGGAAAGAATAGGGCACAG GTACATTGAGATCTTCAAGAGTAGTCGAGCAGAGGTGCGCACTCACTACGACCCTCCCCGCAAGCTGTTGGCAATGCAGAGACCTGGTCCGTACGACAGGCCCGGCCTGACGCGCGGATACAACAGTCTGGGTAGAGGAAGTAGCTTGGAGAGAATGAGGCGTGGAGCCTACGGAGGAG GTTATGGAGGTTATGATGACTACAATGGGTATAATGATGGCTATGGGTTTGGTTCTGATAGATTTGGAAGAG AATGGACTCTTTTCTCCGCAGGGATGTCGGACCACAGGTACGGCGACGGATCGTCCACCTTCCAGAGCACGACCGGCCACTGCGTCCACATGCGAGGTCTGCCCTACAGAGCCACGGAGAACGACATCTACAAT TTCTTCTCACCTCTGAACCCTGTAAGAGTACACATTGAAATCGGACCAGATGGCAGAGTAACTGGAGAGGCAGACGTTGAATTTGCCACTCACGAGGACGCAGTGGCTGCTATGTCCAAAGACAAAGCAAATATGC AACACAGATACGTAGAACTCTTCCTGAATTCTACAGCAGGAGGAACTGGTGGTGCCTATGGCAGTCAGATGATGGGAGCAATGG TCAAGGAATCGGAAGGGGTAGTCCAAGATTGGAACACTAGCACATTGCCAG CACAAGTCTTTAATGCCTGTTGCTGTTGTGCCTATAAGACAGATACCCTCCTGACACCGAGCTGGGCTGGTTTCAGAGATGAAG GGAGCCAATCCAGTTATGGTGCTCCAGGCAACCAGCAGCTGAGTGGGGGTTACGGAGGAGGATATGGAGGTCAAAGCAGCATGAGTGGCTATG ACCCCGGGAGCCAGGGCGCCATGAACAGCAGCTACTACAGCAGTGGGAACCGCGCATCCATGGGAGTGAACGGCATGGGCGGCATGTCCAACATGTCCAACATGAGTGGTGGCTGGGGAATGTAA
- the HNRNPH1 gene encoding heterogeneous nuclear ribonucleoprotein H isoform X8, protein MDPCHTEETEGEIPGLGFSDRSEQIVSRGVASAFEAATTEAETEQSLTPNVMLNTESSEGYVVKVRGLPWSCSTEEVQRFFSDCKILNGALGIRFIYTREGRPSGEAFAELESEEDVKLALKKDRETMGHRYVEVFKSNNVEMDWVLKHTGPNSPDTANDGFVRLRGLPFGCSKEEIVQFFSGLEIVPNGITLPVDFQGRSTGEAFVQFASQEIAEKALKKHKERIGHRYIEIFKSSRAEVRTHYDPPRKLLAMQRPGPYDRPGLTRGYNSLGRGSSLERMRRGAYGGGYGGYDDYNGYNDGYGFGSDRFGREWTLFSAGMSDHRYGDGSSTFQSTTGHCVHMRGLPYRATENDIYNFFSPLNPVRVHIEIGPDGRVTGEADVEFATHEDAVAAMSKDKANMQHRYVELFLNSTAGGTGGAYGSQMMGAMVKESEGVVQDWNTSTLPGSQSSYGAPGNQQLSGGYGGGYGGQSSMSGYALGTVDGIYEVAQQGQALGQGCFESA, encoded by the exons ATGGACCCTTGTCACACCGAGGAGACCGAGGGCGAGATCCCCGGCTTGG GCTTCAGTGACCGAAGCGAGCAGATTGTTTCACGTGGGGTAGCGTCAGCCTTTGAAGCTG CAACCACAGAAGCCGAGACGGAGCAGAGCCTCACTCCCAATGTGATGCTTAACACGGAGAGCAGCGAGGGATATGTGGTGAAAGTCCGGGGGCTGCCTTGGTCCTGCTCCACCGAGGAGGTGCAGAGGTTCTTCTCCG attgcAAAATTCTGAACGGGGCTTTGGGTATCCGTTTCATCTACACCAGGGAGGGCAGACCAAGTGGAGAAGCATTTGCTGAACTTGAGTCAGAGGAGGATGTGAAATTGGCCCtgaaaaaagacagagaaacaaTGGGACACAGATATGTTGAAG TTTTCAAGTCAAACAACGTTGAAATGGATTGGGTTCTGAAGCATACTGGTCCCAACAGCCCTGATACAGCTAATGATGGTTTTGTACGTCTTAGAGGACTCCCATTTGGCTGTAGTAAAGAAGAAATTGTACAGTTTTTTTCAG GGTTGGAAATCGTGCCAAATGGGATAACATTGCCGGTGGACTTCCAGGGGAGGAGTACGGGGGAGGCCTTCGTGCAGTTTGCTTCACAGGAAATAGCTGAAAAGGCTCTAAAGAAACACAAGGAAAGAATAGGGCACAG GTACATTGAGATCTTCAAGAGTAGTCGAGCAGAGGTGCGCACTCACTACGACCCTCCCCGCAAGCTGTTGGCAATGCAGAGACCTGGTCCGTACGACAGGCCCGGCCTGACGCGCGGATACAACAGTCTGGGTAGAGGAAGTAGCTTGGAGAGAATGAGGCGTGGAGCCTACGGAGGAG GTTATGGAGGTTATGATGACTACAATGGGTATAATGATGGCTATGGGTTTGGTTCTGATAGATTTGGAAGAG AATGGACTCTTTTCTCCGCAGGGATGTCGGACCACAGGTACGGCGACGGATCGTCCACCTTCCAGAGCACGACCGGCCACTGCGTCCACATGCGAGGTCTGCCCTACAGAGCCACGGAGAACGACATCTACAAT TTCTTCTCACCTCTGAACCCTGTAAGAGTACACATTGAAATCGGACCAGATGGCAGAGTAACTGGAGAGGCAGACGTTGAATTTGCCACTCACGAGGACGCAGTGGCTGCTATGTCCAAAGACAAAGCAAATATGC AACACAGATACGTAGAACTCTTCCTGAATTCTACAGCAGGAGGAACTGGTGGTGCCTATGGCAGTCAGATGATGGGAGCAATGG TCAAGGAATCGGAAGGGGTAGTCCAAGATTGGAACACTAGCACATTGCCAG GGAGCCAATCCAGTTATGGTGCTCCAGGCAACCAGCAGCTGAGTGGGGGTTACGGAGGAGGATATGGAGGTCAAAGCAGCATGAGTGGCTATG CGTTGGGCACGGTAGACGGTATTTACGAGGTGGCCCAGCAAGGACAGGCGTTGGGGCAAGGATGCTTCGAGTCGGCCTGA
- the HNRNPH1 gene encoding heterogeneous nuclear ribonucleoprotein H isoform X11: MDPCHTEETEGEIPGLGFSDRSEQIVSRGVASAFEAATTEAETEQSLTPNVMLNTESSEGYVVKVRGLPWSCSTEEVQRFFSDCKILNGALGIRFIYTREGRPSGEAFAELESEEDVKLALKKDRETMGHRYVEVFKSNNVEMDWVLKHTGPNSPDTANDGFVRLRGLPFGCSKEEIVQFFSGLEIVPNGITLPVDFQGRSTGEAFVQFASQEIAEKALKKHKERIGHRYIEIFKSSRAEVRTHYDPPRKLLAMQRPGPYDRPGLTRGYNSLGRGSSLERMRRGAYGGGYGGYDDYNGYNDGYGFGSDRFGREWTLFSAGMSDHRYGDGSSTFQSTTGHCVHMRGLPYRATENDIYNFFSPLNPVRVHIEIGPDGRVTGEADVEFATHEDAVAAMSKDKANMQHRYVELFLNSTAGGTGGAYGSQMMGAMVKESEGVVQDWNTSTLPAQVFNACCCCAYKTDTLLTPSWAGFRDEGMSLETPSLSLSMLNFPWCEQGSQSSYGAPGNQQLSGGYGGGYGGQSSMSGYDPGSQGAMNSSYYSSGNRASMGVNGMGGMSNMSNMSGGWGM; the protein is encoded by the exons ATGGACCCTTGTCACACCGAGGAGACCGAGGGCGAGATCCCCGGCTTGG GCTTCAGTGACCGAAGCGAGCAGATTGTTTCACGTGGGGTAGCGTCAGCCTTTGAAGCTG CAACCACAGAAGCCGAGACGGAGCAGAGCCTCACTCCCAATGTGATGCTTAACACGGAGAGCAGCGAGGGATATGTGGTGAAAGTCCGGGGGCTGCCTTGGTCCTGCTCCACCGAGGAGGTGCAGAGGTTCTTCTCCG attgcAAAATTCTGAACGGGGCTTTGGGTATCCGTTTCATCTACACCAGGGAGGGCAGACCAAGTGGAGAAGCATTTGCTGAACTTGAGTCAGAGGAGGATGTGAAATTGGCCCtgaaaaaagacagagaaacaaTGGGACACAGATATGTTGAAG TTTTCAAGTCAAACAACGTTGAAATGGATTGGGTTCTGAAGCATACTGGTCCCAACAGCCCTGATACAGCTAATGATGGTTTTGTACGTCTTAGAGGACTCCCATTTGGCTGTAGTAAAGAAGAAATTGTACAGTTTTTTTCAG GGTTGGAAATCGTGCCAAATGGGATAACATTGCCGGTGGACTTCCAGGGGAGGAGTACGGGGGAGGCCTTCGTGCAGTTTGCTTCACAGGAAATAGCTGAAAAGGCTCTAAAGAAACACAAGGAAAGAATAGGGCACAG GTACATTGAGATCTTCAAGAGTAGTCGAGCAGAGGTGCGCACTCACTACGACCCTCCCCGCAAGCTGTTGGCAATGCAGAGACCTGGTCCGTACGACAGGCCCGGCCTGACGCGCGGATACAACAGTCTGGGTAGAGGAAGTAGCTTGGAGAGAATGAGGCGTGGAGCCTACGGAGGAG GTTATGGAGGTTATGATGACTACAATGGGTATAATGATGGCTATGGGTTTGGTTCTGATAGATTTGGAAGAG AATGGACTCTTTTCTCCGCAGGGATGTCGGACCACAGGTACGGCGACGGATCGTCCACCTTCCAGAGCACGACCGGCCACTGCGTCCACATGCGAGGTCTGCCCTACAGAGCCACGGAGAACGACATCTACAAT TTCTTCTCACCTCTGAACCCTGTAAGAGTACACATTGAAATCGGACCAGATGGCAGAGTAACTGGAGAGGCAGACGTTGAATTTGCCACTCACGAGGACGCAGTGGCTGCTATGTCCAAAGACAAAGCAAATATGC AACACAGATACGTAGAACTCTTCCTGAATTCTACAGCAGGAGGAACTGGTGGTGCCTATGGCAGTCAGATGATGGGAGCAATGG TCAAGGAATCGGAAGGGGTAGTCCAAGATTGGAACACTAGCACATTGCCAG CACAAGTCTTTAATGCCTGTTGCTGTTGTGCCTATAAGACAGATACCCTCCTGACACCGAGCTGGGCTGGTTTCAGAGATGAAG GGATGTCTTTAGAAACCCCATCACTTTCCTTGAGCATGTTAAACTTCCCTTGGTGTGAGCAAG GGAGCCAATCCAGTTATGGTGCTCCAGGCAACCAGCAGCTGAGTGGGGGTTACGGAGGAGGATATGGAGGTCAAAGCAGCATGAGTGGCTATG ACCCCGGGAGCCAGGGCGCCATGAACAGCAGCTACTACAGCAGTGGGAACCGCGCATCCATGGGAGTGAACGGCATGGGCGGCATGTCCAACATGTCCAACATGAGTGGTGGCTGGGGAATGTAA